From one Mesoplodon densirostris isolate mMesDen1 chromosome 19, mMesDen1 primary haplotype, whole genome shotgun sequence genomic stretch:
- the LOC132480332 gene encoding tigger transposable element-derived protein 1-like: protein MPGKRPRYATAIPSAKRERKAITLDVKLEVLRRFEVGEKLSQVAKALGLAVSTVATIRDNKEKIKASSQIATPLRASRLTRHRSAVMETMERLLRVWLEDQSQRNAPLSVTVIQEKAKSLFDDLQREQGESSQTAKFSASKGWFVRFKERHCLPHFKTNSTAPGKEAVYPEVLKSIIQEGEYTPQQVFNVDETGLYWKRMPERTFISVEEKAEPGFKSSKDRLMLLLGGNAAGDFKLKPLLVYHSENPKALEGYSKPNLPVIWRSNKRAWATRSIFHEWFTYFFCPAVEKYCVQNNLTNKALLIVDNAPCHPVNLSDLSDNVRVEYLHDNTADSIQPMGQGVASTFKAHYLRRTFEHILEATDGDDTAEIREFWRKYSIMDAVDNIAVAWEELRPATMNSVWKNIWPECVQFQSVCQTDNIAQLQQNIVTLAKSVALGEVGEADVEQLLQSHEEGLSNEELMQLEQEPAREEEEGEEAAPALRQLTTRELSAAFSHFEAGLQVLTSNSPDDAWNLKVTRAINDAISCYRDLYSEKEWRSKQLS from the coding sequence ATGCCTGGGAAAAGGCCCCGATATGCGACGGCCATCCCGAGTGCCAAAAGGGAACGGAAAGCAATTACCCTCGACGTGAAATTAGAAGTGTTAAGACGGTTTGAAGTGGGTGAAAAGCTCAGCCAGGTCGCAAAGGCCTTAGGCCTTGCTGTCTCTACAGTGGCGACAATCCGagataacaaagaaaaaatcaaagcGAGTTCACAAATAGCTACTCCGTTGAGAGCCTCCCGTTTGACTCGCCACCGAAGTGCAGTCATGGAGACCATGGAGCGGTTGTTGCGTGTGTGGCTTGAAGACCAGAGCCAGCGAAACGCGCCCCTGAGCGTCACCGTTATTCAGGAGAAGGCTAAGAGTTTGTTCGATGACTTACAGCGTGAACAAGGGGAAAGCTCTCAAACAGCAAAGTTCAGTGCAAGTAAAGGGTGGTTTGTGAGATTCAAGGAACGCCACTGTTTGCCCCACTTCAAGACGAACAGCACGGCCCCTGGTAAGGAGGCTGTATATCCAGAAGTCCTGAAAAGCATCATCCAAGAAGGTGAGTACACCCCGCAGCAAGTTTTTAATGTAGATGAGACAGGGCTTTATTGGAAAAGAATGCCTGAAAGAACGTTTATTTCGGTAGAAGAGAAAGCTGAGCCCGGGTTTAAATCATCCAAAGATCGCTTGATGCTGCTTCTTGGTGGCAATGCAGCTGgggactttaagttgaagccctTATTGGTGTACCACTCGGAAAACCCCAAGGCTCTGGAGGGGTACTCCAAACCCAATTTGCCTGTGATTTGGCGCTCCAATAAAAGGGCCTGGGCGACCAGGAGCATCTTTCATGAGTGGTTCACATACTTTTTTTGCCCTGCCGTTGAAAAATACTGTGTCCAAAATAATCTCACCAACAAAGCACTGCTCATCGTAGACAACGCGCCATGCCACCCAGTAAATTTGAGCGATCTGTCTGATAATGTAAGAGTGGAATATCTTCATGACAATACAGCTGACTCGATCCAGCCCATGGGTCAAGGTGTGGCCTCTACCTTCAAAGCTCATTACCTGAGAAGGACTTTTGAGCACATCCTAGAAGCAACAGATGGGGACGATACAGCTGAGATCAGGGAGTTTTGGAGAAAGTACAGCATCATGGATGCTGTGGACAACATTGCAGTAGCTTGGGAGGAGCTCAGGCCAGCAACAATGAACAGCGTGTGGAAGAATATTTGGCCCGAGTGTGTTCAGTTCCAGAGTGTTTGCCAAACAGACAACATTGCCCAGCTTCAGCAAAATATCGTGACCCTTGCCAAGAGTGTGGCGCTCGGAGAGGTGGGAGAAGCTGACGTGGAACAGCTGCTGCAGTCCCACGAGGAGGGTCTCTCAAATGAGGAGCTGATGCAGCTGGAGCAGGAACCGgcaagagaggaggaggagggtgaagAGGCTGCACCTGCCCTGCGCCAACTAACCACACGGGAGCTGTCAGCAGCCTTCTCACATTTTGAGGCCGGCTTGCAGGTCCTTACCAGTAACAGCCCTGATGATGCGTGGAACCTGAAAGTTACGAGAGCAATCAATGATGCAATAAGCTGCTACAGGGACCTGTACAGTGAGAAGGAGTGGCGCTCAAAGCAGCTCTCCTAG